TCCCGGGTCGACGCTGCAGAGCATCCGCCGCAACCGCCCGACCGAGGTGGATCACCTCAACGGCGCGGTGTCGGCCCTCGCGCCCGGTGCCGGGGTGGACGCCCCCGTCAACGCCGCGCTCGCGCAGCTCGTGCACGGCCTGGAGGCCAGCGGACGGCACGTCTCCCCCGCAGAGCTCGCGCGGCTCATCCCGCGCTGATCCGCCGGCGAGCCGAGGCGGACGGGTTGCCGGACGGGTTGCCGGACGCCGTCGGGCCTCAGCAGCTGTCGGCGAAGACGCGGCGCGGGAGGTCGGGGTGGGTGACGTCGACGATCATGGTCGCCGCGCGTCGCGGGTTCACCGCGCGGATGTAGCGGGCGTGGGCCTCCTGCGCGGCGGATCCCGCGTCGCCGCCGGAGGTCGCGAGCGGCTCGTCGGGCAGCAGCAGGTAGACGACGGCGTTCCACAGGCCGCGCAGCTCCGCCGTCTGCAGGGCGTCGCCCGCCACGATCAGCACCGCGTCGTCGGGGGCGTCCGTCACGGCATCGCCGTCGGGCCGCAGCGCGAACGGCGTGCCCGCACGGCGGAACGGCCGCACGAGCCTGTCGCGGAGGGCGGCGGCGTCCGGAGCGCCGCCGTCGGGCGCGGAGTCGGCGGCCGCGGCGACGTACGCCCCGTGCCCGTCCGCGCGCAGGACGTCGGCGAGGTCGCGGGCGAAGGCGACGGGATCCGCGAGCGGCCCGCCGTCGACGGCGAGGAACGCGCGCCCCCGCCCGTAGTTGTGCAGGAACTCGTCAGCGAGCGAGGAGAGGACCTCGGCGCGGGAGGCGCGGTACAGGGACATGGGCCGAGCCTAGGCTCATCATCTCGTACGCTGGCCGGATGCCGGAGACCGCCCTCGCCCGAGACGTGAACGCGTGGTTCCGGGAGAACGCGCGCGACCTCCCCTGGCGGCGCGAGGGGTTCGGATCCTGGGGCATCCTCGTCAGCGAGTTCATGCTGCAGCAGACGCCCGTGGTCCGGGTGATCCCACGGCTGGAGGAGTGGCTGGCGCGCTGGCCCGTGCCCGCGGCGCTCGCCTCCACCCCCGCGAGCGAGGCCGTCCGCGCGTGGGGCCGCCTCGGCTACCCGCGGCGCGCGCTCAACCTGCACGCGTGCGCGGTCGCGATCGTCGAGCGGCACGGCGGCGAGGTCCCGGAGGACGTGGACGCCCTGCTCGACCTCCCCGGCATCGGCCCGTACACGGCGCGCGCGGTCGCGGCGCTCGCCTTCGGCCACCGCCACCCCGTCGTCGACGTCAACGTGCGGCGGGTGCTCGCACGCGCGGTCGCCGGGCAGGGCGATCCCGGGCCCGCGCGCACGACCGTCGACCTCGCCGCCATGGAGGCGCAGCTGCCCGACGACGTGGCCGAGGCGCGCGTCTTCAACGCGGGCGCCATGGAGCTGGGCGCGGTGGTCTGCACGGCCCGCGCGCCGCGCTGCGACGACTGCCCGATCCGCGACCTGTGCGCGTGGCGGGCCGCCGGCTACCCGGCGTACGACGGGTCGGCGCGCGTGACGCAGAAGAGGTACGAGGGATCCGACCGCCAGGTGCGCGGCCTCCTGCTCGCCGAGCTGCGGTCGAGCCACTCCCCCGTGAGCGCGGCCGACCTCGCCACGGCGTGGCCGGAGCCGGTGCAGCGGGGGCGCGCGCTCGGCGGGCTGATCGCCGACGGGCTCGCGGTGCGCCAGCCCGACGGCACGTACGCCCTGCCGAGCTGACGCGCGGCGGCCGGCACGCGGAGGCGAGCCGCCCGACGCGGTGGATCAGTGCGCGGGCTCGTACCCGGGCGCCGAGCGGTCGACGTCGTCGCCGTCCTCGTCGCCCTCCTCATCGTCGTCGTCCTCGTCCTCCCCGATCACGCGGGGCTTGACGTACGGGTCCTCGTCGCCCGCGTAGACGCCGGCCTTCGCCTGGGCCTGCACGTCCGCGTCGCGGCGGCGCGCCTCCTCGAGGAGGGCGTCGATCGCGGCCGCGTTCTCGGGCACGCCGTCGAGGATGAACTCGAGCGACGGCGTGAGGCGCGCGGTGATGTTCTTGCCGACCTCGCTGCGCAGCATGCCCGTGGCGGACTTGAGGGCGGCGGCCGTGTCGGCGCGCTCCTCGTCGGTGCCGTAGACCGTGTAGAAGATGCTGGCGTGCTGCAGGTCGCCCGTGACGCGCACGTCGGTGACGGTCACGAATCCGAGACGCGGGTCCTTGATCCCCCGGTCGAGCTTGCGCGCGACGATCTCCTTGATGCGGTCGGCCATCTTCCTGGCCCTCGCATGATCGACCATGGTCGACGTCCTTCCGTGACGCTGCTCGCCGGGCGTGCTCGTCCGGCTGGAGTGCTGGTGTCCCGCTGGTCGCGGGTACTGCCGGACGCGAGCGCCCGGGTCATGCTGGTGTCCCGCTGGTCGCGGTACTGCCGGACGTGAGCGCCCGGGTCATGCTGGTGCCCCGCTGGTGGCGGGTACTGCCGGACGTGAGCGCCCGGGTCATGCTGGTGCCCCGCTGGTGGCGGGTACTGCCGGACGTGAGCGCCCGGGTCATGCTGGTGTCCCGCGGGTGGCGGGACGGGGAGGGCCCCGCTCCCCAGGAGGGGAACGGGGCCCGGATCGGCCGGGGTCAGCCCCGCGGCTTCTCCTTCATCTCGATCGTCTCGATCTCGTCGCCGATCTGGATGTCGTTGAACTTGCCGAGCCCGATTCCGGCCTCGAAGTCCGTGCGGACCTCGGACACGTCGTCCTTGAACCGGCGGAGCGACTCGATGGCCAGGCTGTCGCCCACCACCACGCCGTCGCGGATGACCCGCGCCTTGGCGTTCCTGGTGATGGTGCCCGAGCGCACGATGACACCCGCGATGTTGCCGAACTTGGAGGAGCGGAACACCTCGCGGATCTCGGCGACGCCGGACTGCACCTCCTCGAACTCGGGCTTGAGCATGCCCGTGAGGCTCGACTCGATCTCCTCGAGCGCCGAGTAGATGACGCTGTAAAAGCGGATGTCGACACCCTCTCGGGCCGCGCGGGCGCGGGCCTTCGGGTCGGGGCGGACGTTGAACCCGATGATGATCGCGTTGTCGATCGTCGCCAGGTTGACGTCGCTCTCGGTGACCGCTCCGACGCCGCGGTGGATGATCCGCAGCTGCACGGAGTCGTCCACCTCGATCTTCATGAGCGACTCCTCCAGCGCCTCGACGGCACCGGACACGTCGCCCTTGATGATGAGGTTGAGCGACTCGACCTTGCCCTCCTCCAGCGCACGCGTGAAGTCCTCGAGGCTGATGCGCTTGCGGGCCTTGGCCAGCTGGGCGTTGCGCTCGACGGCCTCGCGCTTCTCGGCGATCTGACGGGCGGTGCGGTCCTCCTCGGTGACGAGGAAGGTGTCGCCCGCGCCGGGGACCGATGAGAGGCCCTGGACCTGGACGGGTCGCGAGGGGTAGGCCTCGTGGACCGCGTCGCCGTTCTCGTCCATCATCGCCCGGACGCGGCCGTAGGCCGTGCCCGCCACGATGGCGTCGCCCACGCGGAGCGTGCCCGACTGGATGAGGACGGTCGCGACCGCACCGCGGCCCTTGTCGAGGCGCGCCTCGATGGCCACGCCGCGCGCGTCCTTGTTCGGGTTGCTGCGCAGGTCGAGCCCGGCGTCGGCGGTGAGCAGGACGGCCTCGAGGAGGTCCTCCACGCCCTTGCCGGTGAGCGCCGACACGTCGACGAACATGACGTCTCCGCCGTACTCCTCGGCGACCAGGCCGTACTCGGTGAGCTGCTGGCGCACCTTGGCGGGGTTGGCCCCCTCCTTGTCGACCTTGTTGACCGCGACCACGATCGGCACGTTCGCCGCCTGGGCATGGTTCAGGGCCTCCACCGTCTGCGGCATGATGCCGTCGTCGGCCGCGACCACGAGGATCGCGATGTCGGTGACCTGCGCACCACGGGTTCGCATGGCGGTGAACGCCTCGTGACCCGGGGTGTCGATGAAGGTGATGGCGCGCTCGTAGCCCTCGTGCGGCGCCCAGACCTGGTACGCGCCGATGTGCTGCGTGATGCCGCCCGCTTCGCCCTCGATGACGTTGGCGTTGCGGATGGCGTCGAGCAGGCGCGTCTTTCCGTGGTCGACGTGGCCCATGACGGTGACGACGGGCGGCCGGATCTCCAGCACGTCGTCGTCCTCGTCCTCGAGCTCCTGGTCGAGGTCGATGTCGAAGCCCTCGAGCAGCTCGCGGTCCTCGTCCTCCGGGGAGACGACCTGGATCTTGTAGCCGAGCTCGGTGCCGAGCACCTCAAAGGTGGCCTCGTCGAGGGACTCGGTCGCCGTGGCCATCTCACCGAGGTGGAACAGCACGGTCACCAGGTTGCCGGGGCTCGCGTCGATCTTGTCGGCGAAGTCCGAGATGGACGCGCCGCGACGCAGGCGGACGACCGTGTTGCCGTCGCCGCGGGGGACGCTGACGCCACCCAGCGACGGGGCCTCGCGCAGCTCGAATTCGGCCCTCTTCGTCCGCTTCGACTTGCGCGACTTGCTCTTGCCGCCGCCGCGCCCGAAGGCACCGGCGGTGCCGCCACCGGGGCCGCGACCACGGCCGCCACCACCGGGACGACCGGCGAAGCCGCCGGCCGGACGCTGGAAGCCACCCGCGGCGGGGGCGCCGGGGCGTCCCGCTCCGCCGGGTGCGCCGCCGGGACGACCCGCACCCGCGGGACGCTGGCCGAAGCCGGCCGGGCGCGCGCCCTGGCCGACGCCGCCGGGACGCGGGGCGCCGGGGCGGGGGGATCCGGGACGGGGAGCGGCCGGACGGGGGCCTGCGGCTCCCGCGGCGGGACGCTGGCCCATGCCCTGGTTGCTCGCGAACGGGTTGTTGCCCGGGCGGGGCTTGGTGCCCATGCCCTGGTTGCTCGCGAAGGGGTTGTTGCCGGGGCGCGGGGCCGCCGGACGCGGGATCCCGGGACGCG
This window of the Clavibacter sepedonicus genome carries:
- a CDS encoding HhH-GPD family protein — encoded protein: MPETALARDVNAWFRENARDLPWRREGFGSWGILVSEFMLQQTPVVRVIPRLEEWLARWPVPAALASTPASEAVRAWGRLGYPRRALNLHACAVAIVERHGGEVPEDVDALLDLPGIGPYTARAVAALAFGHRHPVVDVNVRRVLARAVAGQGDPGPARTTVDLAAMEAQLPDDVAEARVFNAGAMELGAVVCTARAPRCDDCPIRDLCAWRAAGYPAYDGSARVTQKRYEGSDRQVRGLLLAELRSSHSPVSAADLATAWPEPVQRGRALGGLIADGLAVRQPDGTYALPS
- a CDS encoding nucleoside/nucleotide kinase family protein, producing MSLYRASRAEVLSSLADEFLHNYGRGRAFLAVDGGPLADPVAFARDLADVLRADGHGAYVAAAADSAPDGGAPDAAALRDRLVRPFRRAGTPFALRPDGDAVTDAPDDAVLIVAGDALQTAELRGLWNAVVYLLLPDEPLATSGGDAGSAAQEAHARYIRAVNPRRAATMIVDVTHPDLPRRVFADSC
- the rbfA gene encoding 30S ribosome-binding factor RbfA; amino-acid sequence: MVDHARARKMADRIKEIVARKLDRGIKDPRLGFVTVTDVRVTGDLQHASIFYTVYGTDEERADTAAALKSATGMLRSEVGKNITARLTPSLEFILDGVPENAAAIDALLEEARRRDADVQAQAKAGVYAGDEDPYVKPRVIGEDEDDDDEEGDEDGDDVDRSAPGYEPAH
- the infB gene encoding translation initiation factor IF-2: MAKPRVHEIAAEIGVDSKTALAKLKEMGEFVKGPSSSIEPPVARKLKAALEAAGVTGQAAAPAAAASSAPRPGARSSAPKPGGRPTPGPQPTAAPEVEAPEASDVPVPAKPLTVAERQAQAEASRKAAAEEKAQAEKSAASATPEAPAVETPSAPRPDAGSTPAPSNGIPRPGIPRPAAPRPGNNPFASNQGMGTKPRPGNNPFASNQGMGQRPAAGAAGPRPAAPRPGSPRPGAPRPGGVGQGARPAGFGQRPAGAGRPGGAPGGAGRPGAPAAGGFQRPAGGFAGRPGGGGRGRGPGGGTAGAFGRGGGKSKSRKSKRTKRAEFELREAPSLGGVSVPRGDGNTVVRLRRGASISDFADKIDASPGNLVTVLFHLGEMATATESLDEATFEVLGTELGYKIQVVSPEDEDRELLEGFDIDLDQELEDEDDDVLEIRPPVVTVMGHVDHGKTRLLDAIRNANVIEGEAGGITQHIGAYQVWAPHEGYERAITFIDTPGHEAFTAMRTRGAQVTDIAILVVAADDGIMPQTVEALNHAQAANVPIVVAVNKVDKEGANPAKVRQQLTEYGLVAEEYGGDVMFVDVSALTGKGVEDLLEAVLLTADAGLDLRSNPNKDARGVAIEARLDKGRGAVATVLIQSGTLRVGDAIVAGTAYGRVRAMMDENGDAVHEAYPSRPVQVQGLSSVPGAGDTFLVTEEDRTARQIAEKREAVERNAQLAKARKRISLEDFTRALEEGKVESLNLIIKGDVSGAVEALEESLMKIEVDDSVQLRIIHRGVGAVTESDVNLATIDNAIIIGFNVRPDPKARARAAREGVDIRFYSVIYSALEEIESSLTGMLKPEFEEVQSGVAEIREVFRSSKFGNIAGVIVRSGTITRNAKARVIRDGVVVGDSLAIESLRRFKDDVSEVRTDFEAGIGLGKFNDIQIGDEIETIEMKEKPRG